AGCATCAGTGGGGCCCGTCCCTCGTTCTTGGTTATGAACGGTTTGAGCACCAGGGCACCCAACACAACCATCAAAATCGACACGACGTACAACGCGAAAACCACGGTCCCAACGTTGTTTGGGAAGAAAATCCTGGCGATCATCAGGTAAATGGTCAGGCGTGCAGCGCAGGATGTGTAGGGCGTAACCAATACTGTCACCAAACGCTGGCGAGCATTCGGAAGACTTCTGACTGCCGCGAGTGAGGGTAGATTACAGCCAAACCCCATTATCAGCGCCATGATAACGCGACCGTCCAGACCGATCTTCCTCATCACCCGATCACCAAGGAACGCCGCCCGCGCCATGTAACCAGAGTCTTCCAAGACAGAAATCAACAGGAAGATCACGAACATAAGGGGGAAGAAAGAGGCAACCACGCCGAGTCCGGTTATCAGTCCGCCCACCAGCAGCCCCTGAAGCCAGGTGTCTTCGAGCCCCAATGAGCCCAGCACGGCGTTCGTCCCGTTAGCAACCGAAAAAGCTCCAGGTTCCTCAGATGTGAAAATCCCGTCGAAGAAATCCATGACCGGCCCGACCCAGTCGCCAGCGATCTTGAACAGCAGCCACATCAGCGCGAAGAACACTGGAATTCCAAACCAGGGGTTCAGGAGCACACGATCGATTCTGTCGGAGCGCGAAAGACGCGCCTCGGACGAGCCTTCCCGCCCCAACTCGGTTTCGATACGACTGATCCAGGTGAAGATCTCAGAGACGCGATCATCCTCGGTGCGAACGATGCCCGCCTTTGTGTATGACTCAGGCATCACAGAGCACGCATCGCCGCCGCAGACGCAAGAATGTGGTGGTGAGGGCGCCGAGGATACAACCGGGTTGAAGCCCGGCGCATTCGGATCGGGAGTCAAACCAAGAACATGAGGTTGCCTGGCTAGTCCTTCGGCAATCAGCTCCGTCGCCTCTGCAACACCATCGCTACTTCGTGGATCAATAACCGCGACCGGAATCCCGAGTTCATCCGATAGTTTTGTCGGATCAACCTGGTTCCCGTCTTCGCGTGCAATGTCCCCCATCGTCAGCGCCGCGACAACGGGGAAACCACTTTGCGCTATTTGAGCAAGAAGATAAAGCGATCGCGCCAAAGCCGCCGCATCCAGAACAGCTACAACAAGGTCTATCGAACTGTTGGTCTCCGGACCCGCGTAGGTTCCCTCGTCACCCTGGAGCGTTTCGACGACTACCTGTTCGTCTGGCGACTGCGCAATAAGCGAGTACGTGCCGGGCATATCTAGCACCCGAACGCCCAACTTCGTGCACTTGCCGACCGAGACTTCAACGGTAGTTCCCGGTGCATTGATGATGGCCTGACTTCCGCCAGTTACCCCATTGAACAGGGTCGACTTCCCGACATTGGGGTTACCGACCAGCAGAACAGTCGGTTCTTGATGGTCATGCGCCGGGAGTGCTGGGACCGTTGAAGATACGCCAGATGCTCCACTGCAGTGGGGACAGCTCACGACGGATCACCCTGGAGTTGGAGGACCTCAATGTTCCGTGCACTACGACGGTCGACGGCGATTCGGGTTCCGGAGATATTGATGACCACTCCTCCGAAGGCTGCTCGATTCACACAGAAGAAGTTCGCTCCGGGACGAACGCCAAGCTCCTTTAGCCGAAGACAGTACTGGGATCCAACGTCGATGCTTACAATCTGCGATTTAACGCGCAACGGACACTCACCTAGGTTCACATAACTATGGTAAGGCTCTCCTAAGTAAAGCGGTAGGTCAATGATCCCAAGAA
The sequence above is a segment of the Actinomycetaceae bacterium MB13-C1-2 genome. Coding sequences within it:
- a CDS encoding FeoA family protein, with protein sequence MNLGECPLRVKSQIVSIDVGSQYCLRLKELGVRPGANFFCVNRAAFGGVVINISGTRIAVDRRSARNIEVLQLQGDPS
- the feoB gene encoding ferrous iron transport protein B, with the protein product MSCPHCSGASGVSSTVPALPAHDHQEPTVLLVGNPNVGKSTLFNGVTGGSQAIINAPGTTVEVSVGKCTKLGVRVLDMPGTYSLIAQSPDEQVVVETLQGDEGTYAGPETNSSIDLVVAVLDAAALARSLYLLAQIAQSGFPVVAALTMGDIAREDGNQVDPTKLSDELGIPVAVIDPRSSDGVAEATELIAEGLARQPHVLGLTPDPNAPGFNPVVSSAPSPPHSCVCGGDACSVMPESYTKAGIVRTEDDRVSEIFTWISRIETELGREGSSEARLSRSDRIDRVLLNPWFGIPVFFALMWLLFKIAGDWVGPVMDFFDGIFTSEEPGAFSVANGTNAVLGSLGLEDTWLQGLLVGGLITGLGVVASFFPLMFVIFLLISVLEDSGYMARAAFLGDRVMRKIGLDGRVIMALIMGFGCNLPSLAAVRSLPNARQRLVTVLVTPYTSCAARLTIYLMIARIFFPNNVGTVVFALYVVSILMVVLGALVLKPFITKNEGRAPLMLVLPAYGVPRVVLTIKNTWMRAWSFVKGAGKIIVVMTAVVWLLGAIPTSSEHSFADPELPMSQSAYGAVAKGLVPVFEPAGFGEWHMTGALMTGFVAKETVISSIVVSYNMDEAAAGDAEDGGDDLGELPELVRGSFEESAGDAAPLAAFAFLLFVLTYTPCLATVAEQARQIGGRLTAAAVLVQLIVAWLLATGVFQIGRLFL